From the Anguilla anguilla isolate fAngAng1 chromosome 8, fAngAng1.pri, whole genome shotgun sequence genome, one window contains:
- the pex1 gene encoding peroxisome biogenesis factor 1 isoform X1: MLGSHGIQPVTVVFNNSKNCFIHLPSNLVSQLCLQETQVLELTWGVCTPVYLSWTRCLKNSNRNENTVEVNRQLGDKLGIKDGEQGFLRACQQVLSVQQVMVEPLSSDDWEILELHSSALEQQLLDQIRVVFPAGVFPVWVNQRTVIYIQIASLSPSVPYGHLEQFTELVVAPKSREGGEHPTTPRPRPAGSADPNQSPGVRRQGNVEVPESPQGALLDTPEPGTGGLWGGVSHLRSLVRYMLSGGVSPEREAPSVPPIPPLLRDGVFRACRAPPVCAGHWGGAHGALHVLPWGHCEDAGDRGPTAVSYGRVSRLLSAKELRERAKQASEKKRGSAATPPAGPAPDEAQEQPLVVRVFCHSAEEILEAQNSSGGRQLYSGRVWIPEILRKRLNIDMHSAVRIQPIKSTPKLASVVQLQLLQELQQTENELDVQAAFLCWLQSQNDDALSCVTGRSHFITLPVCEEHLEFALTVLKPESESVKSDEVFLLTARLLQKTNIQVVWEPLSVPAKADDDTNYLSFPSLDSLGGMEDIGVTAFEHISYSLLGRPLSEELAAATPGLRNGALLVTGAGGSGKTVFSKALCRKAAEELDAHVVVIDCKKLRGKRVETIRQRLEEVFEQAAWRQPSVVLLDDLDHVTGAAVSPEHEHGPEALHRLQLAQSLRDLAGEAVLQGGLVTLLATSRSEHSLHPSLAEAQGSHLFQCFAHIQPSDQAQRQEILRAVVRSKSAVSPETLGALDLESLARETEGYLPRDFTLLVERAIHANALHNRGSSVPEVCLSTSDFQQALKGFTPPSLWHVRLHPPSAAGLDRVGGLHEAQQLLMDTILLPAKYPALFANLPIRQRSGVLLYGAPGTGKTLLAGAVAKESGMNFISIKGPELLSKYIGASEQAVRDVFQRAQSAKPCILFFDEFDSLAPRRGHDSTGVTDRVVNQLLTQLDGVEGLQGVYVLAATSRPDLIDPALLRPGRLDKSLYCPPPDQEARLEILKALTQSVPLAGDVDLEQVASATDSFTGADLKALLYNAQLEAVHSCLGPGHLHDLGSGSDSDVSLSSMIFLNHSSGSDDSAGEGEGGLDPGELPLEDPHHNIWRLYFGSSCESELGNPSLSELNSQCLSGPNSVTHDLTGASLRDPSCYHTPVFMASLQEGYQELSHEQLELLRTDIASIKTNYRSRFTEESALAQAGPSKPALLICHAHLTSALASTRASVTRQDWRRYTELYESFGYTGSDGKSHGTAAFKPGQRVTLA, encoded by the exons ATGCTGGGTAGCCATGGGATTCAACCTGTCACCGTGGTGTTTAACAACTCTAAAAACTGTTTCATTCACCTTCCTTCCAACTTAGTATCACAGCTCTGTCTTCAAGAG ACTCAAGTTTTAGAGCTTACCTGGGGTGTCTGTACTCCTGTATATCTAAGCTGGACGAGATGTCTGAAAAATTCAAATCGGAACGAAAACACGGTCGAGGTGAATAGGCAGCTGGGGGACAAACTTGGAATCAAAGATGGAGAGCAG GGCTTTCTGCGGGCCTGTCAGCAGGTCCTCTCTGTTCAACAGGTAATGGTGGAGCCACTGTCATCAGATGACTGGGAGATACTG GAGCTCCACAGCTCAGCACTGGAGCAGCAGCTCCTGGATCAGATCCGAGTAGTTTTCCCTGCTGGAGTGTTTCCTGTGTGGGTGAACCAACGTACTGTTATCTACATCCAAATAG CCTCCCTCTCACCGTCTGTACCTTATGGTCACCTGGAGCAGTTCACCGAGCTTGTGGTCGCACCCAAATCGCGGGAAGGGGGAgaacaccccaccacccctcgGCCCAGGCCAGCTGGCTCTGCAGACCCAAACCAGAGCCCGGGTGTGCGCAGGCAGGGGAACGTTGAGGTCCCGGAGTCCCCCCAGGGTGCCCTGCTGGACACGCCCGAGCCCGGCACGGGCGGCCTGTGGGGCGGAGTCAGCCATCTGAGGAGCCTGGTGAGGTACATGCTCTCGGGCGGCGTCAGCCCCGAGAGGGAGGCGCCCTCCGTTCCGCCTATACCCCCTCTCCTCAGGGACGGCGTATTCAGGGCGTGCAGGGCCCCGCCTGTCTGTGCTGGCCACTGGGGCGGCGCCCACGGGGCCCTGCACGTCCTGCCCTGGGGCCACTGCGAGGACGCTGGGGACCGGGGCCCAACCGCCGTGTCGTACGGCAGGGTCTCCCGCCTGCTCTCGGCCaaggagctgagagagagagcgaagcaGGCCtcggagaaaaagagagggagcgcggccacgccccctgctggccctgcCCCCGATGAGGCCCAGGAGCAGCCCTTAGTGGTCAGGGTGTTCTGTCACTCTGCGGAGGAGATCCTGGAGGCCCAGAACAGCAGCGGAGGGAgacagctctacagtgggaggGTCTGG ATCCCTGAAATCTTAAGGAAGCGGCTAAATATTGATATGCACTCAGCTGTGAGAATTCAGCCAATAAAATCGACCCCTAAATTGGCTTCTGTCGTCCAACTGCAGCTGTTGCAAGAACTA CAGCAGACTGAGAATGAGCTGGACGTTCAGGCAGCCTTCTTGTGTTGGCTGCAGTCTCAAAATGATGATGCCCTGAGCTGTGTGACTGGTCGTTCTCATTTCatcacacttcctgtctgtgaag aacatCTGGAGTTTGCTTTGACTGTGTTAAAGCCAGAGTCTGAGAGTGTGAAGTCTGATGAGGTGTTCTTGTTAACTGCACGTCTGCTGCAGAAAACTAACATACAG GTTGTTTGGGAGCCACTGAGTGTTCCTGCAAAAGCCGATGATGACACAAATTATCTGTCTTTTCCTTCGCTGGATAGTCTTGG GGGAATGGAGGATATCGGGGTGACGGCCTTCGAGCACATCTCCTACAGTCTGCTGGGGCGCCCCCTGTCTGAGGAGCTGGCAGCCGCGACCCCGGGGCTCAGAAACGGGGCGCTGTTGGTCACAGGCGCCGGG GGAAGCGGGAAGACCGTGTTCTCCAAAGCGCTGTGCAGGAAAGCAGCCGAGGAGCTCGACGCTCACGTGGTGGTCATCGACTGCAAGAAACTGAGAG GAAAGCGAGTGGAGACGATACGGCAGAGGCTGGAGGAGGTTTTTGAGCAGGCAGCTTGGAGACAGCCTTCAGTGGTCCTTCTGGATGACCTGGATCATGTGACGGGGGCGGCTGTCTCCCCAGAACATGAGCATGGTCCAGAGGCGCTTCACCGCCTTCAGTTAGCCCAGA GTCTGAGGGACCTGGCGGGCGAGGCCGTGCTGCAGGGCGGGCTCGTCACCCTGCTGGCCACCAGCCGCAGCGAGCACTCCCTGCACCCGTCCCTGGCGGAGGCGCAGGGATCCCACCTCTTCCAGTGCTTCGCCCACATCCAGCCCTCAGACCAG GCGCAGCGGCAGGAGATCCTGAGGGCCGTGGTCAGGAGCAAGAGCGCGGTTTCCCCCGAAACCCTGGGTGcgctggacctggagagccTGGCCAGGGAGACGGAGGGCTATCTGCCCCGGGACTTCACCCTGCTGGTGGAGAGGGCCATCCATGCCAATGCCCTGCACAACAGGGGCAGCTCTGTGCCAG AGGTGTGCTTGTCCACGTCTGACTTCCAGCAGGCTCTGAAGGGTTTCACCCCGCCCTCCCTGTGGCACGTCCGGCTCCATCCCCCCAGCGCCGCGGGCCTGGATCGGGTGGGCGGGCTTCACGAGGCACAGCAGCTGCTGATGGACACCATCCTTCTGCCCGCCAAG TACCCCGCGCTCTTCGCGAACCTTCCGATCCGACAGCGCTCCGGCGTGCTGCTGTACGGGGCTCCCGGAACTGGGAAGACTCTGCTGGCCGGGGCCGTAGCCAAGGAGAGCGGCATGAACTTCATCAGCATCAAG GGTCCGGAGCTTCTGAGCAAGTACATCGGGGCAAGCGAGCAGGCTGTACGGGATGTGTTCCAGAG GGCCCAGTCCGCCAAGCCCTGCATACTGTTCTTCGACGAGTTTGACTCGTTGGCACCGCGCCGGGGTCACGACAGCACGGGCGTCACGGACAGGGTGGTCAATCAGTTACTCACCCAGCTGGACGGGGTGGAGGGGCTTCAGG GTGTGTATGTTCTGGCTGCCACCAGCCGCCCTGACCTCATAGACCCTGCGCTTCTGAGACCCGGCCGCCTGGACAAGTCCCTGTACTGCCCGCCACCCGACCAG GAGGCCCGTCTGGAGATCCTGAAAGCCCTGACCCAGTCCGTCCCGCTGGCGGGAGACGTGGACCTGGAGCAGGTCGCCAGCGCCACTGACTCCTTCACCGGGGCGGATCTGAAGGCCCTGCTGTACAACGCCCAGCTGGAAGCCGTCCACAGCTGCCTTGGGCCCGGCCACCTTCAC GATCTGGGCTCCGGCTCGGACAGTGACGTCAGCCTGTCCTCCATGATCTTCCTGAACCACAGCAGCGGGTCGGACGACTCtgcgggggagggagagggcgggCTGGACCCGGGCGAGCTGCCCCTGGAGGACCCGCACCACAACATCTGGAGGCTGTACTTCGGCAGCTCCTGCGAGTCGGAGCTGGGGAACCCGTCGCTCTCAGAGCTG AACTCTCAGTGCCTTTCGGGCCCAAACTCGGTGACCCATGACCTTACGGGCGCGTCTCTGCGGGACCCCAGCTGCTACCACACACCCGTCTTCATGGCCTCCCTGCAGGAGGGCTACCAGGAGCTGAGCCACGAGCAGCTGGAGCTCCTGCGCACCGACATCGCCAGCATCAAGACCAACTACCGCAGCAGGTTCACG GAGGAGTCTGCGCTGGCGCAGGCGGGGCCCAGTAAGCCGGCCCTGCTGATCTGCCACGCCCACCTGACCTCGGCGCTGGCCTCCACGCGCGCCTCCGTCACCAGGCAGGACTGGAGGAGGTACACGGAGCT atACGAATCCTTTGGCTACACAGGGTCGGACGGGAAGTCTCACGGCACGGCTGCATTTAAGCCTGGCCAGCGCGTGACTTTGGCATAG
- the pex1 gene encoding peroxisome biogenesis factor 1 isoform X2 — protein sequence MLGSHGIQPVTVVFNNSKNCFIHLPSNLVSQLCLQETQVLELTWGVCTPVYLSWTRCLKNSNRNENTVEVNRQLGDKLGIKDGEQGFLRACQQVLSVQQVMVEPLSSDDWEILELHSSALEQQLLDQIRVVFPAGVFPVWVNQRTVIYIQIASLSPSVPYGHLEQFTELVVAPKSREGGEHPTTPRPRPAGSADPNQSPGVRRQGNVEVPESPQGALLDTPEPGTGGLWGGVSHLRSLVRYMLSGGVSPEREAPSVPPIPPLLRDGVFRACRAPPVCAGHWGGAHGALHVLPWGHCEDAGDRGPTAVSYGRVSRLLSAKELRERAKQASEKKRGSAATPPAGPAPDEAQEQPLVVRVFCHSAEEILEAQNSSGGRQLYSGRVWIPEILRKRLNIDMHSAVRIQPIKSTPKLASVVQLQLLQELQTENELDVQAAFLCWLQSQNDDALSCVTGRSHFITLPVCEEHLEFALTVLKPESESVKSDEVFLLTARLLQKTNIQVVWEPLSVPAKADDDTNYLSFPSLDSLGGMEDIGVTAFEHISYSLLGRPLSEELAAATPGLRNGALLVTGAGGSGKTVFSKALCRKAAEELDAHVVVIDCKKLRGKRVETIRQRLEEVFEQAAWRQPSVVLLDDLDHVTGAAVSPEHEHGPEALHRLQLAQSLRDLAGEAVLQGGLVTLLATSRSEHSLHPSLAEAQGSHLFQCFAHIQPSDQAQRQEILRAVVRSKSAVSPETLGALDLESLARETEGYLPRDFTLLVERAIHANALHNRGSSVPEVCLSTSDFQQALKGFTPPSLWHVRLHPPSAAGLDRVGGLHEAQQLLMDTILLPAKYPALFANLPIRQRSGVLLYGAPGTGKTLLAGAVAKESGMNFISIKGPELLSKYIGASEQAVRDVFQRAQSAKPCILFFDEFDSLAPRRGHDSTGVTDRVVNQLLTQLDGVEGLQGVYVLAATSRPDLIDPALLRPGRLDKSLYCPPPDQEARLEILKALTQSVPLAGDVDLEQVASATDSFTGADLKALLYNAQLEAVHSCLGPGHLHDLGSGSDSDVSLSSMIFLNHSSGSDDSAGEGEGGLDPGELPLEDPHHNIWRLYFGSSCESELGNPSLSELNSQCLSGPNSVTHDLTGASLRDPSCYHTPVFMASLQEGYQELSHEQLELLRTDIASIKTNYRSRFTEESALAQAGPSKPALLICHAHLTSALASTRASVTRQDWRRYTELYESFGYTGSDGKSHGTAAFKPGQRVTLA from the exons ATGCTGGGTAGCCATGGGATTCAACCTGTCACCGTGGTGTTTAACAACTCTAAAAACTGTTTCATTCACCTTCCTTCCAACTTAGTATCACAGCTCTGTCTTCAAGAG ACTCAAGTTTTAGAGCTTACCTGGGGTGTCTGTACTCCTGTATATCTAAGCTGGACGAGATGTCTGAAAAATTCAAATCGGAACGAAAACACGGTCGAGGTGAATAGGCAGCTGGGGGACAAACTTGGAATCAAAGATGGAGAGCAG GGCTTTCTGCGGGCCTGTCAGCAGGTCCTCTCTGTTCAACAGGTAATGGTGGAGCCACTGTCATCAGATGACTGGGAGATACTG GAGCTCCACAGCTCAGCACTGGAGCAGCAGCTCCTGGATCAGATCCGAGTAGTTTTCCCTGCTGGAGTGTTTCCTGTGTGGGTGAACCAACGTACTGTTATCTACATCCAAATAG CCTCCCTCTCACCGTCTGTACCTTATGGTCACCTGGAGCAGTTCACCGAGCTTGTGGTCGCACCCAAATCGCGGGAAGGGGGAgaacaccccaccacccctcgGCCCAGGCCAGCTGGCTCTGCAGACCCAAACCAGAGCCCGGGTGTGCGCAGGCAGGGGAACGTTGAGGTCCCGGAGTCCCCCCAGGGTGCCCTGCTGGACACGCCCGAGCCCGGCACGGGCGGCCTGTGGGGCGGAGTCAGCCATCTGAGGAGCCTGGTGAGGTACATGCTCTCGGGCGGCGTCAGCCCCGAGAGGGAGGCGCCCTCCGTTCCGCCTATACCCCCTCTCCTCAGGGACGGCGTATTCAGGGCGTGCAGGGCCCCGCCTGTCTGTGCTGGCCACTGGGGCGGCGCCCACGGGGCCCTGCACGTCCTGCCCTGGGGCCACTGCGAGGACGCTGGGGACCGGGGCCCAACCGCCGTGTCGTACGGCAGGGTCTCCCGCCTGCTCTCGGCCaaggagctgagagagagagcgaagcaGGCCtcggagaaaaagagagggagcgcggccacgccccctgctggccctgcCCCCGATGAGGCCCAGGAGCAGCCCTTAGTGGTCAGGGTGTTCTGTCACTCTGCGGAGGAGATCCTGGAGGCCCAGAACAGCAGCGGAGGGAgacagctctacagtgggaggGTCTGG ATCCCTGAAATCTTAAGGAAGCGGCTAAATATTGATATGCACTCAGCTGTGAGAATTCAGCCAATAAAATCGACCCCTAAATTGGCTTCTGTCGTCCAACTGCAGCTGTTGCAAGAACTA CAGACTGAGAATGAGCTGGACGTTCAGGCAGCCTTCTTGTGTTGGCTGCAGTCTCAAAATGATGATGCCCTGAGCTGTGTGACTGGTCGTTCTCATTTCatcacacttcctgtctgtgaag aacatCTGGAGTTTGCTTTGACTGTGTTAAAGCCAGAGTCTGAGAGTGTGAAGTCTGATGAGGTGTTCTTGTTAACTGCACGTCTGCTGCAGAAAACTAACATACAG GTTGTTTGGGAGCCACTGAGTGTTCCTGCAAAAGCCGATGATGACACAAATTATCTGTCTTTTCCTTCGCTGGATAGTCTTGG GGGAATGGAGGATATCGGGGTGACGGCCTTCGAGCACATCTCCTACAGTCTGCTGGGGCGCCCCCTGTCTGAGGAGCTGGCAGCCGCGACCCCGGGGCTCAGAAACGGGGCGCTGTTGGTCACAGGCGCCGGG GGAAGCGGGAAGACCGTGTTCTCCAAAGCGCTGTGCAGGAAAGCAGCCGAGGAGCTCGACGCTCACGTGGTGGTCATCGACTGCAAGAAACTGAGAG GAAAGCGAGTGGAGACGATACGGCAGAGGCTGGAGGAGGTTTTTGAGCAGGCAGCTTGGAGACAGCCTTCAGTGGTCCTTCTGGATGACCTGGATCATGTGACGGGGGCGGCTGTCTCCCCAGAACATGAGCATGGTCCAGAGGCGCTTCACCGCCTTCAGTTAGCCCAGA GTCTGAGGGACCTGGCGGGCGAGGCCGTGCTGCAGGGCGGGCTCGTCACCCTGCTGGCCACCAGCCGCAGCGAGCACTCCCTGCACCCGTCCCTGGCGGAGGCGCAGGGATCCCACCTCTTCCAGTGCTTCGCCCACATCCAGCCCTCAGACCAG GCGCAGCGGCAGGAGATCCTGAGGGCCGTGGTCAGGAGCAAGAGCGCGGTTTCCCCCGAAACCCTGGGTGcgctggacctggagagccTGGCCAGGGAGACGGAGGGCTATCTGCCCCGGGACTTCACCCTGCTGGTGGAGAGGGCCATCCATGCCAATGCCCTGCACAACAGGGGCAGCTCTGTGCCAG AGGTGTGCTTGTCCACGTCTGACTTCCAGCAGGCTCTGAAGGGTTTCACCCCGCCCTCCCTGTGGCACGTCCGGCTCCATCCCCCCAGCGCCGCGGGCCTGGATCGGGTGGGCGGGCTTCACGAGGCACAGCAGCTGCTGATGGACACCATCCTTCTGCCCGCCAAG TACCCCGCGCTCTTCGCGAACCTTCCGATCCGACAGCGCTCCGGCGTGCTGCTGTACGGGGCTCCCGGAACTGGGAAGACTCTGCTGGCCGGGGCCGTAGCCAAGGAGAGCGGCATGAACTTCATCAGCATCAAG GGTCCGGAGCTTCTGAGCAAGTACATCGGGGCAAGCGAGCAGGCTGTACGGGATGTGTTCCAGAG GGCCCAGTCCGCCAAGCCCTGCATACTGTTCTTCGACGAGTTTGACTCGTTGGCACCGCGCCGGGGTCACGACAGCACGGGCGTCACGGACAGGGTGGTCAATCAGTTACTCACCCAGCTGGACGGGGTGGAGGGGCTTCAGG GTGTGTATGTTCTGGCTGCCACCAGCCGCCCTGACCTCATAGACCCTGCGCTTCTGAGACCCGGCCGCCTGGACAAGTCCCTGTACTGCCCGCCACCCGACCAG GAGGCCCGTCTGGAGATCCTGAAAGCCCTGACCCAGTCCGTCCCGCTGGCGGGAGACGTGGACCTGGAGCAGGTCGCCAGCGCCACTGACTCCTTCACCGGGGCGGATCTGAAGGCCCTGCTGTACAACGCCCAGCTGGAAGCCGTCCACAGCTGCCTTGGGCCCGGCCACCTTCAC GATCTGGGCTCCGGCTCGGACAGTGACGTCAGCCTGTCCTCCATGATCTTCCTGAACCACAGCAGCGGGTCGGACGACTCtgcgggggagggagagggcgggCTGGACCCGGGCGAGCTGCCCCTGGAGGACCCGCACCACAACATCTGGAGGCTGTACTTCGGCAGCTCCTGCGAGTCGGAGCTGGGGAACCCGTCGCTCTCAGAGCTG AACTCTCAGTGCCTTTCGGGCCCAAACTCGGTGACCCATGACCTTACGGGCGCGTCTCTGCGGGACCCCAGCTGCTACCACACACCCGTCTTCATGGCCTCCCTGCAGGAGGGCTACCAGGAGCTGAGCCACGAGCAGCTGGAGCTCCTGCGCACCGACATCGCCAGCATCAAGACCAACTACCGCAGCAGGTTCACG GAGGAGTCTGCGCTGGCGCAGGCGGGGCCCAGTAAGCCGGCCCTGCTGATCTGCCACGCCCACCTGACCTCGGCGCTGGCCTCCACGCGCGCCTCCGTCACCAGGCAGGACTGGAGGAGGTACACGGAGCT atACGAATCCTTTGGCTACACAGGGTCGGACGGGAAGTCTCACGGCACGGCTGCATTTAAGCCTGGCCAGCGCGTGACTTTGGCATAG
- the rbm48 gene encoding RNA-binding protein 48 isoform X2 has translation MTELVQLFALYGAVEEYRVLDEYPAEEFTEVYLIKFQRLQSAKVAKRNLDERSFFGGLLHVCYAPENETVEDTRQKLQERRRFVARIMRNKARESDQTEDDKSKIPRTQNDSEMTLCEKKKWKDTSQEEEESLNASYLSSYPFLPPPPQEDVYRPSSFSEQASSSSSSSFVLKGYQRNMQPAEDNMGSTYHFVDTGNNEPLPSKVLQSPHGNPASSNQQRKISHPTTRFIPRTTHLENRKRKIEEACQDALLGIVEKSETLIGPKLPQPPKMDMEDASLNITANLIRSTMAKVSSVPEYKPAEKKATTPKPRRRI, from the exons ATGACAGAACTGGTCCAGCTCTTTGCTCTGTATGGGGCGGTTGAAGAGTACCGAGTACTGGACGAATACCCTGCAGAGGAGTTCACTGAAGTTTACTTAATTAAATTCCAGAGGCTTCAAAGTGCTAA AGTGGCAAAACGTAATCTGGATGAAAGGAGTTTCTTTGGTGGCTTGCTTCACGTATGCTATGCTCCTGAAAACGAAACGGTGGAGGACACCAGACAGAAATTACAAGAGAGGAGAAGATTTGTTGCCAGGATAATGCGAAATAAAG CTAGAGAATCTGACCAAACAGAAGACGATAAAAGCAAAATACCCAGAACCCAAAATGACTCAGAAATGACtttgtgtgaaaaaaagaaatggaaagatacttctcaggaggaagaggaaagtttgaatgccagctaccTTTCAAGTTATCCTTtcttgccccctcccccacaagaGGATGTTTATAGACCTTCATCCTTTTCTGAGCAGgcgtcatcgtcatcatcatcatcatttgtGTTAAAGGGATATCAACGTAACATGCAGCCTGCTGAGGACAACATGGGGTCCACATACCATTTCGTTGATACTGGTAATAATGAGCCTCTTCCATCTAAAGTTTTACAATCCCCTCATGGAAATCCAGCATCGAGTAACCAGCAGAGAAAAATCAGTCACCCTACAACCAGGTTTATACCAAGGACAACACACTTAGAAAACAGGAAACGTAAAATAGAGGAAGCTTGTCAAGATGCACTGTTGGGAATTGTAGAAAAAAGTGAAACTCTGATTGGACCAAAACTACCACAGCCACCTAAGATGGACATGGAGGATGCTTCCTTGAATATTACAGCTAATTTAATAAGAAGCACCATGGCAAAG GTTTCGTCAGTTCCAGAGTACAAGCCTGCAGAGAAGAAAGCCACCACTCCCAAGCCACGAAGGAGGATATAA
- the rbm48 gene encoding RNA-binding protein 48 isoform X1: MAAPSGGSSWSPVEVHKHHEQRTVCHTRPKYREGRRPKAVKVYTINLESRFLLVQGVPAIGVMTELVQLFALYGAVEEYRVLDEYPAEEFTEVYLIKFQRLQSAKVAKRNLDERSFFGGLLHVCYAPENETVEDTRQKLQERRRFVARIMRNKARESDQTEDDKSKIPRTQNDSEMTLCEKKKWKDTSQEEEESLNASYLSSYPFLPPPPQEDVYRPSSFSEQASSSSSSSFVLKGYQRNMQPAEDNMGSTYHFVDTGNNEPLPSKVLQSPHGNPASSNQQRKISHPTTRFIPRTTHLENRKRKIEEACQDALLGIVEKSETLIGPKLPQPPKMDMEDASLNITANLIRSTMAKVSSVPEYKPAEKKATTPKPRRRI, from the exons ATGGCAGCCCCCAGTGGTGGTTCAAGCTGGAGCCCCGTCGAAGTTCACAAACACCACGAACAACGAACAGTTTGTCACACAAGGCCCAAATATAGAGAAGGGAGGAGACCCAAAGCTGTCAAA GTATACACCATCAACTTGGAATCTCGTTTCTTGTTAGTCCAAGGAGTTCCAGCAATTGGCGTGATGACAGAACTGGTCCAGCTCTTTGCTCTGTATGGGGCGGTTGAAGAGTACCGAGTACTGGACGAATACCCTGCAGAGGAGTTCACTGAAGTTTACTTAATTAAATTCCAGAGGCTTCAAAGTGCTAA AGTGGCAAAACGTAATCTGGATGAAAGGAGTTTCTTTGGTGGCTTGCTTCACGTATGCTATGCTCCTGAAAACGAAACGGTGGAGGACACCAGACAGAAATTACAAGAGAGGAGAAGATTTGTTGCCAGGATAATGCGAAATAAAG CTAGAGAATCTGACCAAACAGAAGACGATAAAAGCAAAATACCCAGAACCCAAAATGACTCAGAAATGACtttgtgtgaaaaaaagaaatggaaagatacttctcaggaggaagaggaaagtttgaatgccagctaccTTTCAAGTTATCCTTtcttgccccctcccccacaagaGGATGTTTATAGACCTTCATCCTTTTCTGAGCAGgcgtcatcgtcatcatcatcatcatttgtGTTAAAGGGATATCAACGTAACATGCAGCCTGCTGAGGACAACATGGGGTCCACATACCATTTCGTTGATACTGGTAATAATGAGCCTCTTCCATCTAAAGTTTTACAATCCCCTCATGGAAATCCAGCATCGAGTAACCAGCAGAGAAAAATCAGTCACCCTACAACCAGGTTTATACCAAGGACAACACACTTAGAAAACAGGAAACGTAAAATAGAGGAAGCTTGTCAAGATGCACTGTTGGGAATTGTAGAAAAAAGTGAAACTCTGATTGGACCAAAACTACCACAGCCACCTAAGATGGACATGGAGGATGCTTCCTTGAATATTACAGCTAATTTAATAAGAAGCACCATGGCAAAG GTTTCGTCAGTTCCAGAGTACAAGCCTGCAGAGAAGAAAGCCACCACTCCCAAGCCACGAAGGAGGATATAA